From the Verrucomicrobiia bacterium genome, one window contains:
- a CDS encoding putative Na+/H+ antiporter encodes MAPFLALILLLLAPPGADADSVPTSQASFPPSLDHYADTHLTRLPEILAHRVRAHPFNATATFLFALAITHTFAARRFRSWASTIEEHHQSRWWNEVRQAELEGRPPPRKTTSIRGRSLHFLGEIEVVFGLWAVPLLALLGWQHGVASAVEYLENRVQYHEPLFVVVIMTLAATRPVVHLAESLLRRVASLGGATPVAWWFVLLTLGPLLGSFVTEAGAMTLTALLLGRHFYRFNPSPRLAYATLGLLFVNISVGGTMTHFAAPPVLMVADRWNWNLPFMALHFGWQSALGILVSTTVVLTLLRRDFAILTDPARPEPAGIEPAETNLRPVPGWITLVHVLAMAWTVLNNHHPVLLVGGFLFFLAFYTVTEDFQSPLELRGPILVGFFLAGLVVHGGLQQWWIAPALGGLGEWPLFLTSGILTAFNDNAALTYLATLVPGLTESMKHAVVAGAVAGGGLTVIANAPNPAGQSILASFFPGGVSALRLFLGALLPTLVVGFCLMLLPH; translated from the coding sequence ATGGCGCCCTTCCTCGCCCTCATCCTCCTGCTCCTCGCTCCGCCCGGCGCCGACGCGGATTCCGTCCCGACCTCCCAAGCCTCGTTCCCGCCCTCCCTGGACCACTACGCCGACACCCACCTCACCCGCCTGCCGGAGATCCTCGCCCACCGGGTCCGAGCCCATCCGTTCAACGCCACCGCAACCTTCCTCTTCGCCCTCGCCATCACCCACACCTTCGCCGCCCGTCGCTTCCGAAGCTGGGCCAGCACCATCGAGGAACACCACCAGTCCCGCTGGTGGAACGAGGTCCGTCAGGCCGAACTCGAAGGTCGCCCGCCACCCCGAAAAACAACCTCCATCCGGGGACGTTCCCTCCACTTCTTAGGCGAGATCGAGGTGGTCTTCGGCCTCTGGGCTGTCCCGCTCCTCGCCCTGCTCGGCTGGCAGCACGGTGTCGCCAGCGCCGTCGAGTACCTCGAGAACCGTGTCCAGTACCACGAACCCCTCTTCGTCGTGGTCATCATGACCCTCGCCGCCACCCGGCCCGTCGTGCACCTCGCCGAATCCCTCCTGCGTCGCGTCGCCAGTCTCGGCGGCGCCACCCCCGTCGCCTGGTGGTTCGTTCTCCTCACCCTCGGCCCCCTCCTCGGCTCGTTCGTCACCGAAGCCGGAGCCATGACCCTCACGGCCCTCCTCCTCGGCCGCCACTTCTATCGCTTCAATCCCTCGCCCCGCCTCGCCTACGCCACCCTCGGCCTCCTCTTCGTCAACATCTCCGTCGGCGGGACCATGACCCATTTCGCCGCGCCCCCGGTCCTCATGGTGGCCGATCGTTGGAACTGGAACCTCCCCTTCATGGCCCTTCACTTCGGATGGCAGTCCGCCCTCGGCATCCTCGTGTCCACCACCGTCGTCCTCACCCTGCTCCGCCGTGACTTCGCCATCCTGACCGACCCGGCCCGCCCCGAACCCGCCGGGATCGAACCCGCCGAAACCAATCTCCGCCCCGTCCCCGGCTGGATCACCCTGGTCCACGTCCTGGCAATGGCCTGGACGGTCCTCAACAATCATCACCCGGTCCTGCTGGTCGGAGGCTTCCTCTTCTTCCTCGCCTTCTACACGGTGACCGAGGACTTCCAAAGCCCGTTGGAACTGCGCGGCCCCATCCTGGTCGGGTTCTTCCTCGCCGGCCTCGTGGTCCACGGTGGCCTCCAGCAATGGTGGATTGCCCCAGCCCTCGGCGGCCTCGGGGAATGGCCGCTATTCCTCACCTCCGGAATCCTCACCGCCTTCAACGACAACGCCGCCCTCACCTACCTCGCCACGCTCGTACCCGGCCTCACCGAATCCATGAAACACGCCGTCGTCGCCGGCGCCGTCGCCGGTGGCGGCCTCACCGTCATCGCCAACGCTCCCAATCCCGCCGGACAGTCCATCCTCGCCAGCTTCTTCCCGGGCGGGGTCTCCGCCCTCCGCCTGTTCCTCGGCGC
- a CDS encoding calcium/sodium antiporter, whose translation MLADLGWIGLGLALLYFGAEGLVGGSSRLAMRFGVSPLVVGLTVVAYGTSAPELVVSVKAAWLGQGSLAVGNVVGSNIMNIACILGLCSLIEPARADSRIVRREIPVMIGVTAVGTLLLWDGALRRWEAMVLLVGAAGYTVWTLSDARRQRTDPLAGEFAAELPASGGSLGRDVLFIVGGLALLIAGGHYFVEGAQGMARRLGVSEAVIGLTIVAAGTSLPELATSLLAAWRKENEIAVGNVVGSNVFNLLGILGISGVLRPIEATGMAAVDLLVMTGVAVLLLPLMRTGLRVSRPEGALLLAGYGGYVGYLWAQST comes from the coding sequence ATGCTGGCTGATCTTGGATGGATTGGGTTGGGACTGGCGCTGCTGTATTTCGGGGCCGAGGGGCTGGTGGGGGGCAGTTCGCGGCTGGCCATGAGGTTTGGCGTATCGCCGCTGGTGGTCGGATTGACGGTGGTGGCCTACGGGACGAGCGCGCCGGAGCTGGTGGTTTCGGTGAAGGCTGCCTGGCTGGGGCAGGGATCCCTGGCGGTGGGGAACGTGGTCGGTTCCAACATCATGAACATCGCGTGCATCCTGGGATTATGTTCGCTCATCGAACCGGCGAGGGCCGATTCGAGGATCGTGCGCCGGGAGATTCCGGTGATGATCGGGGTCACGGCGGTGGGGACGCTGCTGTTGTGGGACGGGGCGCTGCGGCGTTGGGAGGCGATGGTTTTGCTGGTGGGAGCGGCCGGCTACACGGTGTGGACGCTGAGCGATGCCCGGCGTCAGCGGACGGATCCCTTGGCCGGCGAGTTCGCGGCGGAGTTGCCGGCGTCCGGAGGCAGCCTGGGCCGGGACGTGTTGTTCATCGTGGGCGGGCTCGCCCTGTTGATTGCGGGCGGGCACTACTTTGTGGAGGGTGCGCAGGGGATGGCACGGCGCCTTGGAGTCAGTGAGGCGGTGATTGGGCTGACCATTGTGGCGGCGGGGACGAGTCTGCCGGAGCTGGCGACGTCGCTGCTTGCGGCGTGGCGCAAGGAGAACGAGATCGCGGTGGGGAACGTGGTGGGGTCGAACGTCTTCAATCTTCTGGGAATCCTTGGGATCAGCGGGGTGTTGCGGCCGATCGAGGCGACAGGCATGGCGGCGGTGGACCTGCTGGTGATGACGGGGGTGGCGGTGCTGCTGTTGCCGCTGATGCGGACGGGGCTGCGGGTGAGCCGGCCGGAGGGGGCGCTTCTGCTGGCCGGATACGGTGGATACGTGGGCTACTTGTGGGCGCAATCGACATGA
- a CDS encoding DUF4040 domain-containing protein — protein MTPSLAILLAVFLPLVAALPVAWVGRRLGRKTAWVAIALPLVSFLSLLSLALQAQAGGPVPDVRWAWIPTLGLDLAFLPDGLGLFFGLIVSGMGVLIFFYAGHYLDDHYEHHGRFYAYLTLFMAAMLGTVLSDNLLLLFVFWELTGIASFLLIGFLHGEDGSRRGARMALLVTAGTGLAALAGIVLLREIGGTLSLRELMVTPGILEHPLAGVAMVLMLLGAFGKSAQFPFHIWLPNAMAAPTPVSAYLHSATMVKLGVFLTARLFPIFQEHPWWPPLVGTIAFTTLLLGAVLALLACELKAILAFSTVSQLGFLIGYYGLGGAGGVEHDYLHILNHVFYKGSLFMLAGIVIHATHLKDIRELGGLWRRMPVVGTVMAVACASMAGLPGTTGFLSKELMLKEIFDSPLVHGGLGWWAIVSVVLTSLVKVAFSFRLFVGIFLGAEGPRVKEHFHAPTWPILVPPLLLAGAALIFGVAPGWLSAGLQRFVVAGLHVETLSELHVWHGINREFLTSVALVAAGTILVVLGTRARWRWARTPKWLRWDLLFERGVDGLGQLAKGLTKAVGSDTPQAWLRITATFAVLMVGGYLAVRLPASPLTEMLGERLSRQHWDGLRVVVALLMALSALGVIVLRTWPAQLISLSVFGFLNTLYFVLYHAPDLALTQILVDTVTLILVVVLLARFPRSAQEGEERDRRWSWKQAGVTGVAVGFGSMMTLLGLLMTARPHPEPIGPWFTRATVPLAEGMNAVNTILVDFRGVDTMGEITVLVIAMLGCLGLLFRRRRSPEERAAGAMGPPGLGTQLEPEEREAR, from the coding sequence ATGACTCCCTCCCTGGCGATTCTTCTGGCGGTGTTTCTTCCCCTGGTGGCGGCGTTGCCGGTGGCCTGGGTGGGGCGGCGCCTCGGACGGAAGACCGCGTGGGTGGCGATCGCACTGCCGCTGGTGTCCTTCCTTTCGCTGCTGAGCCTGGCGCTGCAGGCGCAGGCGGGCGGGCCGGTGCCGGACGTGCGGTGGGCCTGGATCCCGACGCTTGGGCTGGACCTGGCATTCCTTCCGGACGGGCTGGGGTTGTTTTTCGGGCTGATCGTGAGCGGGATGGGGGTGCTGATCTTTTTCTATGCGGGGCATTACCTGGACGACCACTACGAGCATCACGGCCGGTTCTACGCGTATCTCACGCTGTTCATGGCAGCGATGCTGGGGACGGTGTTGTCGGACAATCTGCTGCTGCTTTTTGTCTTCTGGGAGCTTACCGGGATCGCGTCGTTTCTGCTGATCGGGTTCCTGCATGGGGAGGACGGGTCGCGGCGGGGGGCGCGGATGGCGCTGCTGGTGACGGCGGGGACGGGGCTGGCGGCCCTGGCGGGGATTGTGCTGCTGCGGGAGATCGGGGGGACGCTGAGTTTGCGGGAATTGATGGTCACGCCGGGGATCCTCGAGCATCCGCTGGCCGGGGTGGCGATGGTCTTGATGTTGCTCGGGGCCTTTGGGAAGTCGGCGCAGTTCCCGTTTCACATCTGGCTGCCGAACGCGATGGCGGCGCCGACGCCGGTGAGTGCGTATCTGCATTCGGCGACGATGGTGAAGCTCGGGGTGTTTCTGACGGCGCGACTGTTTCCCATTTTCCAGGAGCATCCGTGGTGGCCGCCGCTGGTGGGGACGATTGCCTTCACGACGCTGCTGCTGGGGGCGGTGCTGGCACTGCTGGCCTGCGAGTTGAAGGCGATTCTGGCGTTCTCGACGGTCAGCCAGCTGGGGTTCCTGATCGGGTATTACGGGCTGGGTGGGGCGGGTGGGGTGGAGCACGACTATCTGCACATTTTGAATCACGTGTTTTACAAGGGGTCGCTGTTCATGCTGGCGGGGATTGTGATTCACGCGACGCATCTCAAGGACATCCGCGAATTGGGGGGCTTGTGGCGGCGGATGCCGGTGGTGGGGACGGTCATGGCGGTGGCCTGTGCGTCGATGGCGGGGTTGCCGGGGACCACCGGGTTTCTGAGCAAGGAACTCATGTTGAAGGAGATCTTCGACAGCCCGCTGGTGCATGGGGGATTGGGGTGGTGGGCGATCGTCAGTGTGGTGCTGACGTCCCTGGTGAAGGTGGCGTTCTCGTTCAGGCTTTTCGTGGGGATCTTCCTGGGTGCGGAGGGGCCGCGGGTGAAGGAGCATTTCCACGCGCCCACGTGGCCGATCCTGGTGCCGCCCCTGCTGCTGGCGGGGGCCGCGCTGATCTTCGGGGTGGCGCCCGGGTGGTTGTCCGCGGGGTTGCAGCGGTTTGTCGTCGCGGGACTTCATGTGGAGACGCTGTCCGAGCTGCATGTGTGGCACGGGATCAACCGGGAGTTTCTGACCAGCGTGGCGCTGGTGGCGGCGGGGACGATTTTGGTGGTTCTGGGGACACGGGCGCGCTGGCGATGGGCGAGGACGCCGAAGTGGCTGCGGTGGGATCTGCTGTTTGAGCGCGGGGTGGACGGGCTGGGCCAACTGGCGAAGGGCCTCACCAAGGCGGTGGGGTCGGACACGCCGCAGGCGTGGCTGCGGATCACGGCGACCTTCGCCGTGCTGATGGTGGGGGGGTATCTGGCGGTACGGTTGCCGGCTTCGCCCCTGACCGAAATGCTGGGGGAACGGCTGTCGCGCCAGCACTGGGACGGGTTGCGGGTGGTGGTGGCGCTGTTGATGGCCCTGAGTGCGCTGGGGGTGATTGTGTTGCGGACCTGGCCTGCGCAATTGATCTCGCTCTCGGTGTTCGGGTTTCTGAACACGCTGTACTTCGTGCTCTACCATGCGCCGGATCTGGCGTTGACGCAGATCCTGGTGGACACGGTGACGCTGATCCTGGTGGTGGTGTTGCTGGCGCGGTTCCCGCGTTCGGCGCAGGAGGGGGAGGAGCGGGACCGGCGGTGGTCGTGGAAGCAGGCCGGGGTGACGGGGGTGGCGGTGGGGTTTGGATCGATGATGACGTTGTTGGGGCTGTTGATGACGGCACGGCCGCATCCGGAACCGATCGGTCCGTGGTTCACGCGGGCGACGGTGCCGCTGGCGGAGGGGATGAACGCGGTGAACACGATTCTGGTGGATTTCCGCGGGGTGGACACGATGGGGGAGATCACGGTGCTGGTGATCGCCATGCTGGGATGCCTGGGGTTGCTGTTCCGGCGGCGGCGAAGTCCGGAGGAGCGGGCGGCGGGAGCGATGGGGCCGCCGGGATTGGGGACACAGCTTGAACCGGAGGAAAGGGAAGCCCGATGA
- a CDS encoding MnhB domain-containing protein: MNPSRSMIFGLVAKALFFVLHILAVYLLLRGHNLPGGGFIGGLVSAIAFIMLSLALGWREMEQVIRVDAARVAFVGLFLTGLTALGPMVVGRPPLEQFMWHLELPWFGEWHVGTTLAFDAGVFLVVVGVSVKMIVVLGRSSEGMHPFGPREDGHYAAAVEEAIDELGRDPLAARKEGDDAG; this comes from the coding sequence ATGAACCCGTCGCGCTCGATGATTTTCGGGTTGGTGGCCAAGGCGCTGTTCTTCGTGCTGCACATCCTGGCGGTGTACCTGCTGTTGCGGGGCCACAACCTGCCCGGGGGCGGGTTTATCGGGGGCCTGGTTTCGGCGATCGCGTTCATCATGCTGAGTCTCGCGTTGGGATGGCGGGAGATGGAGCAGGTGATCCGGGTGGATGCGGCGCGGGTGGCCTTCGTGGGGTTGTTTCTGACGGGGTTGACGGCGCTGGGTCCGATGGTGGTGGGGCGGCCGCCGCTGGAGCAGTTCATGTGGCATCTGGAGCTGCCCTGGTTTGGGGAGTGGCATGTGGGGACGACGCTGGCCTTCGATGCCGGGGTGTTCCTGGTGGTGGTCGGGGTGTCGGTGAAGATGATCGTCGTGCTGGGGCGCTCGTCCGAGGGGATGCATCCGTTCGGGCCGCGCGAGGATGGGCACTATGCGGCGGCGGTGGAGGAGGCGATTGACGAACTGGGCCGGGACCCGCTGGCGGCTCGAAAGGAGGGGGACGATGCAGGCTGA
- a CDS encoding NADH-quinone oxidoreductase subunit K, producing the protein MQADTAVLTGVLFAVALWLVLQRSFVRILFGFIIFTNAANLFVLMMSGEPGGRQAPIMEPGVNAVDPLPQALILTAIVIGFGVTAYLVTLLYRLFLDGRTTDARELFADEPDEREKSK; encoded by the coding sequence ATGCAGGCTGACACGGCAGTGCTGACCGGGGTGTTGTTTGCGGTGGCGCTGTGGCTGGTGCTGCAGCGGAGCTTCGTGAGGATCCTCTTCGGGTTCATCATCTTCACCAACGCCGCCAATCTGTTCGTGCTGATGATGTCGGGCGAACCGGGAGGGCGGCAGGCACCCATCATGGAACCCGGGGTGAACGCGGTGGATCCGCTGCCTCAGGCGCTGATTCTGACCGCGATCGTGATCGGGTTCGGGGTGACGGCGTATCTGGTGACCTTGCTGTACCGGCTGTTCCTGGACGGCCGGACGACGGATGCGCGGGAGCTGTTTGCGGACGAACCGGACGAACGGGAGAAGTCGAAATGA
- a CDS encoding Na+/H+ antiporter subunit E gives MTPFLLNLALALLWTFISPQPSLATFVVGFALGFGCVAIGERLFPGRHYSRRLLAQMAFAVCFVRAFVAANLELARAVLFRSRDRIDPNFIEYDVTGLTPLEILVLSHCITLTPGTTTVSVSADRRTLLLHAFDAGDPEAVRRSIDVGLRNPLLRCTR, from the coding sequence ATGACGCCGTTCCTGCTCAATCTGGCTCTGGCGTTGTTGTGGACGTTCATCAGTCCGCAGCCGTCGCTGGCGACCTTCGTGGTGGGATTTGCGCTGGGCTTCGGGTGTGTGGCGATTGGCGAGCGGTTGTTTCCGGGGCGGCACTATTCGCGGCGGCTGCTGGCGCAGATGGCCTTTGCGGTCTGTTTTGTGAGGGCGTTTGTGGCGGCGAACCTCGAGCTGGCGAGGGCGGTGTTGTTTCGTTCGCGGGACCGGATCGATCCGAACTTCATCGAGTACGACGTGACGGGACTGACGCCGTTGGAGATCCTGGTGTTGTCGCACTGCATCACACTGACGCCGGGGACGACGACGGTGAGCGTGTCGGCGGACCGGCGGACGTTGTTGCTGCATGCCTTCGACGCGGGGGATCCGGAGGCGGTGCGACGGTCGATTGACGTGGGTTTGAGAAACCCCCTGCTTCGGTGCACCCGATGA
- a CDS encoding Na(+)/H(+) antiporter subunit F (subunit F of antiporter complex involved in resistance to high concentrations of Na+, K+, Li+ and/or alkali) — translation MMDTLLHICLGALGLTVLLGLVRLAKGPTVVDRMLAFDLIAVSGVGVMAIVSVLRETAAYFELILVYSLLGFLGTVALTRFLQRNLERRTRERPAGEGGARG, via the coding sequence ATGATGGACACGCTGCTACACATTTGTCTGGGGGCGCTGGGGCTGACCGTCCTGCTGGGCCTGGTACGGTTGGCGAAGGGGCCGACGGTGGTGGACCGGATGCTGGCGTTCGACTTGATCGCGGTATCGGGGGTGGGGGTGATGGCCATCGTCTCGGTGCTGCGGGAGACGGCGGCGTACTTCGAGTTGATCCTGGTGTATTCGCTGCTGGGGTTCCTGGGGACGGTGGCGTTGACGCGGTTCTTGCAGAGGAATCTTGAACGGCGGACGCGTGAGCGGCCGGCTGGGGAAGGAGGGGCTCGTGGTTGA
- the mnhG gene encoding monovalent cation/H(+) antiporter subunit G, with protein MNGGRVSGRLGKEGLVVEVMTGILLVAGVIMMLIAAVGLLRLPDPLCRAHAVAKAVSLGIALILMGTWVKLGDTGSGLKLALAILFQLGTIPVASHLLAQAAYHLEIPRWRQRPVARLMPDGTQDATTEAAGGRGRG; from the coding sequence TTGAACGGCGGACGCGTGAGCGGCCGGCTGGGGAAGGAGGGGCTCGTGGTTGAGGTGATGACGGGGATCCTGCTGGTGGCGGGGGTGATCATGATGCTGATCGCCGCGGTGGGACTGCTGCGGCTGCCCGATCCGCTATGCCGTGCGCACGCGGTGGCCAAGGCGGTGAGTCTGGGCATCGCGCTGATTCTGATGGGGACGTGGGTGAAGCTGGGCGACACCGGCTCGGGACTGAAGCTGGCGCTGGCCATCCTGTTCCAGTTGGGGACCATTCCGGTGGCGAGCCATCTGCTGGCGCAGGCGGCGTACCACCTCGAGATTCCGCGATGGCGACAGCGTCCGGTGGCCCGGCTCATGCCGGACGGAACGCAGGACGCCACGACGGAGGCGGCGGGCGGGCGGGGTCGGGGTTGA
- a CDS encoding ferritin translates to MELDNAIGQAINNQINLEFASAYAYLGMAAYFEHEGFPGFAAWMRLQGQEELGHASKFFDYLLDRGGRVDLKAIGAPSVSYGSPLAAFEAGLAHEQKVSASICALYELAQQHKDYPTLSFLRWFLDEQVEEEKTASDMIARLRLAGDSAPGLFQLDRLAATRAEAK, encoded by the coding sequence ATGGAACTGGACAACGCCATCGGTCAGGCCATCAACAACCAGATCAACCTCGAGTTCGCCTCCGCCTACGCGTACCTCGGGATGGCGGCCTACTTCGAGCACGAAGGATTTCCCGGCTTTGCCGCCTGGATGCGCCTCCAGGGCCAGGAGGAACTCGGTCATGCCTCCAAGTTCTTCGACTACCTCCTCGACCGCGGTGGCCGCGTGGACCTCAAGGCCATCGGCGCCCCTTCGGTTTCCTACGGATCCCCCCTCGCCGCCTTCGAAGCGGGCCTGGCCCACGAGCAGAAGGTCTCCGCCTCGATCTGCGCCCTCTACGAACTCGCCCAGCAGCACAAGGACTACCCCACCCTCTCCTTCCTGCGATGGTTCCTCGATGAACAGGTCGAGGAGGAAAAAACCGCTTCCGACATGATCGCCCGTCTGCGTCTGGCCGGCGATTCCGCCCCGGGCCTGTTCCAGCTCGACCGCCTCGCCGCCACCCGCGCCGAAGCCAAATGA